A region from the Acidiferrobacter sp. SPIII_3 genome encodes:
- a CDS encoding BMC domain-containing protein produces the protein MADVTGIALGMIETRGLVPAIEAADAMTKAAEVRLIGRQFVGGGYVTVLVRGETGAVNAAVRAGADACERVGDGLVAAHIIARVHSEVEHILPKAPSA, from the coding sequence ATGGCAGATGTGACGGGTATTGCCCTGGGCATGATCGAGACGCGTGGTTTGGTGCCGGCCATCGAGGCCGCCGACGCCATGACCAAGGCCGCGGAGGTGCGTCTCATCGGTCGCCAGTTCGTGGGTGGCGGCTATGTGACGGTGTTGGTGCGCGGCGAGACCGGGGCTGTGAACGCCGCGGTGCGCGCCGGCGCCGATGCCTGCGAGCGGGTGGGGGATGGCCTGGTGGCGGCCCACATCATCGCGCGCGTGCATTCCGAGGTGGAGCACATCCTGCCCAAGGCCCCGAGCGCCTGA
- a CDS encoding BMC domain-containing protein: protein MADVTGIALGMIETRGLVPAIEAADAMSKAAEVRLIGRQFVGGGYVTVLVRGETGAVNAAVRAGADAVRAGADACERVGDGLVAAHIIARVHSEVEHILPKAPSA, encoded by the coding sequence ATGGCAGATGTGACGGGTATTGCATTGGGCATGATCGAGACGCGCGGTCTGGTGCCGGCCATCGAGGCCGCCGACGCCATGAGCAAGGCCGCGGAGGTGCGTCTCATCGGTCGCCAGTTCGTGGGTGGCGGCTATGTGACGGTGTTGGTGCGCGGCGAGACCGGGGCTGTGAACGCCGCGGTGCGCGCCGGCGCCGATGCCGTGCGCGCCGGCGCCGATGCCTGCGAGCGGGTGGGGGATGGCCTGGTGGCGGCCCACATCATCGCGCGCGTGCATTCCGAGGTGGAGCACATCCTGCCCAAGGCCCCGAGCGCCTGA
- a CDS encoding carboxysome peptide B has product MEIMRVISDLVVTRRGAGLKQASLRVLQDGTGKLNVATDPVGVPPGKWVFTVSGSAARYAQGDFGVHTDLTIGGIIDFWEP; this is encoded by the coding sequence ATGGAGATCATGCGCGTGATCTCGGATCTGGTAGTGACGCGGCGCGGTGCGGGCCTGAAGCAGGCATCGTTACGGGTCCTTCAGGATGGTACCGGGAAGTTGAATGTCGCCACCGACCCGGTGGGGGTGCCGCCGGGAAAGTGGGTGTTCACCGTGTCAGGATCGGCGGCGCGCTACGCGCAAGGAGATTTCGGGGTTCACACCGACCTGACCATCGGGGGAATCATCGATTTTTGGGAGCCGTAA
- a CDS encoding carboxysome peptide A — protein sequence MKIMRVEKTLVSTNRIGEMGHRPLLVVQEKEGGPRSVAVDAVGCIPGDWVICVGSSAAREAAGSKEYPSDLTIVGIIDNWSPE from the coding sequence ATGAAGATCATGCGCGTGGAAAAGACCCTGGTGTCCACCAACCGCATCGGCGAGATGGGCCACCGGCCGCTGTTGGTCGTGCAGGAAAAGGAGGGCGGTCCGCGTTCGGTGGCGGTGGATGCGGTGGGCTGCATTCCCGGGGATTGGGTGATCTGCGTGGGGTCTTCGGCGGCGCGCGAAGCGGCGGGCAGTAAGGAATACCCGTCGGACCTCACCATAGTCGGCATCATCGACAACTGGAGCCCGGAGTGA
- a CDS encoding carboxysome shell carbonic anhydrase, with the protein MDTRRSSTMRRARSGPQGQLAGGMARGRARPGWLRAGAARAEALGVEHPACGTLPERGCRHALVDRNENARLFECEQGIKDRFDRIVPTLQEIAALGRGVDFPGRAQDWARERLGFELPAAVLERAWVRGPDMGALYAQAVFSALAGAVARFGDRIREELAAGQGWDALLVDCGFHAMNVSACADGRLKGLFPYVLRIPAANLVRRSAFAGTLFDVEEDVRHWEHTELRRYREGFPTTADVPTRYLKVAVYHGSSLDPKHQGCAAHGSNERAATEAALERLYEFRRAIENAFCCGAGTDILLIGVDTDTDAIRVHVPDGNGDVSAYRYIDSAELYRQTLALDADRARLAVYEAIRTASATEGWGKGEGAPHDGMRRLIATLLINNMSQIEYVGEYHGGWYGDMGHGERFVSVGDGFPEVQVRNIAYYARLDTVEEGAADLDVGVKIFRHLNVERGLPIPVALHYHFNEQVPGSRARMEDKIRRIAEGIRGRYAQLAKEGLLYLHGSVQDMAPGSVLEEVALT; encoded by the coding sequence ATGGATACGCGCAGATCATCGACGATGCGGCGCGCGCGCAGCGGCCCGCAGGGTCAGCTGGCAGGCGGTATGGCGCGCGGCCGGGCGCGGCCGGGATGGCTGCGCGCCGGAGCGGCGCGGGCCGAGGCCCTGGGTGTCGAGCACCCGGCGTGCGGCACCTTGCCGGAGCGCGGTTGCCGACATGCGCTCGTGGATCGGAACGAAAACGCCCGGCTCTTCGAGTGCGAGCAGGGGATCAAGGATCGGTTCGACCGCATCGTGCCGACCCTGCAGGAGATCGCGGCGCTGGGTCGCGGCGTCGACTTCCCGGGGCGCGCGCAGGACTGGGCGCGGGAGCGCTTGGGTTTCGAGCTGCCGGCGGCGGTGTTGGAGCGTGCGTGGGTACGGGGCCCGGATATGGGCGCACTGTATGCCCAGGCCGTGTTCTCGGCGCTTGCTGGGGCCGTGGCGCGGTTTGGCGATCGTATCCGTGAGGAGTTGGCCGCGGGTCAGGGATGGGATGCGCTGTTGGTGGACTGCGGGTTTCACGCCATGAATGTCTCGGCGTGCGCGGATGGGCGGCTGAAGGGGCTGTTTCCCTACGTGCTGCGCATACCGGCGGCGAATCTCGTACGGCGCAGCGCGTTTGCGGGGACGCTGTTCGATGTGGAAGAGGACGTGCGGCACTGGGAGCACACCGAGCTGCGCCGTTATCGGGAGGGGTTTCCGACGACCGCCGACGTGCCGACGCGGTACCTCAAAGTGGCGGTGTATCACGGCAGTTCATTGGATCCCAAGCATCAGGGTTGCGCGGCCCATGGGAGCAACGAGCGGGCGGCGACCGAGGCGGCACTGGAACGGCTCTACGAGTTTCGACGCGCGATAGAGAATGCATTTTGCTGCGGGGCGGGCACTGACATCCTGTTGATCGGGGTGGATACCGACACCGATGCCATACGCGTGCATGTGCCGGACGGCAACGGCGATGTCAGCGCCTATCGCTACATCGATAGCGCGGAACTCTACCGGCAGACGCTCGCGCTGGATGCCGACCGTGCACGGCTTGCGGTTTACGAGGCCATACGCACCGCGAGCGCGACCGAGGGATGGGGTAAGGGCGAGGGCGCGCCCCATGATGGCATGCGCCGGTTGATCGCGACCTTGCTCATCAACAATATGAGCCAGATCGAATATGTGGGCGAGTATCACGGCGGATGGTATGGGGACATGGGCCACGGCGAGCGCTTTGTGAGCGTGGGCGACGGGTTCCCGGAGGTCCAGGTGCGCAATATCGCCTATTACGCAAGGCTCGATACGGTGGAGGAAGGGGCTGCGGATCTCGATGTCGGGGTGAAGATATTCCGGCATCTCAATGTTGAACGGGGGCTGCCGATTCCGGTGGCGCTGCATTATCACTTCAACGAACAGGTTCCGGGGAGCCGGGCGCGGATGGAAGACAAGATCCGCCGGATCGCCGAGGGGATACGGGGCCGCTACGCGCAGCTTGCGAAAGAAGGGCTTTTGTATCTGCATGGGAGCGTTCAGGACATGGCGCCGGGGAGTGTTTTGGAGGAGGTTGCGCTGACATGA
- a CDS encoding CsoS2 family carboxysome shell protein, which yields MSDLSSAGRLHGRALAQEMRRRQAQQKPRGQGKAGVRMQQPKADKALAPAPAAPEGQAQATQGAKPRGREAALARRALRCTGAQCWSDPKQRGTGQTVETTMAADTAPEATVEARPAVTTVEDAVFDAVCEIAETAPETLGWRDHSVRTLCKARRRSLAQRGKVAIPVRNGLISVAARQHYLETGSAREFARWHRHELATHGRGSAEPARPTGRRRKQGAPAKVETDTTLAGSAVTGSQVHRAPAVTGTEAGSCRTITGTEYLGAEHYTRFCKTQPEASPAKVRVGRTGGNVGVSGTYLGHAQAVTGDEAGTCRTVTGTEYMGGDHFQAACDTTAPARPPKVVTGRTARQQLPVSGSDEARANRVTGSEPGAAAKITGSQYADAGAARMTINGAPKKVALTHTIAGRAVSGTAVSNSGRITGLEAGECRTLTGTEYLSHESFTSVCRTQPEPTEPPKVEESYTDKRQRITGNLVDRSGKVTGNEPGSCQRVTGTGYNGPQMCGGGVDKVQTMTGLGGTSVTGTGMDKLPKTTGDEHGGCWPVTGTAYYGREHYAQCASTPQAGARKVNLTRTGTGHVVSGPALGASEAVTGNEAGALLAVSGTPYMGREESMVEGLASAPKMGADRPASGGCAGGCGCKQRFEELENRLRALQGELAGRGTGSTAISHRFVPAAPEPAAAAPAAQTAGFSVVPPAQQGRSRITGNAGDHGGRITGPINLARGLVTGTPEFRGREAAAPVMAAMPVAVEGGQAPEGAAPAAGAWRITGDDWSRSDRVTGTEGHWAQGRNPTQRGVARTCVMSAAGNRERPLAVPVPEGRVTGSSGNSPKGSVVTYSGGARG from the coding sequence ATGTCGGATTTATCCTCAGCCGGTCGCCTGCATGGCCGGGCCTTGGCCCAGGAGATGCGGCGCCGGCAGGCCCAGCAGAAGCCGCGCGGACAAGGAAAGGCCGGAGTCCGGATGCAGCAGCCGAAGGCCGATAAGGCCTTAGCGCCTGCACCGGCCGCGCCTGAGGGACAGGCTCAGGCCACGCAGGGCGCCAAGCCGCGTGGGCGTGAGGCGGCGTTGGCGCGTCGGGCCTTGCGCTGCACGGGCGCGCAATGCTGGTCGGATCCGAAGCAGCGGGGTACGGGGCAGACCGTCGAGACGACGATGGCCGCGGATACCGCGCCGGAAGCGACAGTCGAGGCGCGGCCGGCGGTGACCACGGTCGAGGATGCCGTGTTCGATGCCGTGTGCGAGATTGCCGAGACCGCGCCCGAGACCCTCGGATGGCGGGACCATAGCGTGCGCACGCTCTGCAAGGCGCGGCGTCGTTCGCTCGCGCAGCGCGGCAAGGTGGCGATCCCGGTGCGTAACGGACTGATCTCGGTCGCGGCGCGCCAGCACTATTTGGAGACCGGCAGCGCGCGCGAGTTTGCGCGTTGGCATCGGCATGAACTGGCTACTCATGGTCGCGGTTCGGCGGAGCCGGCGCGTCCCACCGGGAGACGGCGCAAGCAGGGTGCGCCGGCGAAGGTGGAGACGGACACGACCCTTGCCGGGAGTGCCGTGACCGGGTCACAGGTCCATAGGGCGCCGGCTGTCACCGGAACCGAGGCGGGGTCGTGCCGCACGATCACGGGAACCGAGTACCTCGGGGCCGAGCATTACACGCGGTTTTGCAAGACGCAGCCCGAGGCGAGTCCGGCCAAGGTGCGCGTGGGCCGGACCGGGGGCAATGTGGGCGTGAGCGGGACGTACTTGGGTCATGCGCAGGCGGTGACCGGTGATGAGGCCGGGACGTGCCGCACCGTGACCGGGACCGAGTACATGGGCGGCGATCATTTTCAAGCGGCGTGCGATACCACCGCGCCGGCGCGTCCGCCAAAGGTGGTGACCGGGCGCACGGCGCGCCAGCAGTTGCCGGTAAGCGGGAGCGACGAGGCGCGCGCAAATCGCGTGACCGGCTCGGAGCCTGGGGCGGCGGCCAAGATCACGGGATCGCAGTACGCGGATGCCGGTGCCGCGCGCATGACCATCAACGGCGCCCCTAAGAAGGTGGCGTTGACGCATACCATCGCGGGTCGCGCGGTGTCGGGGACGGCGGTGAGCAACAGCGGCCGGATCACAGGGCTTGAGGCCGGCGAATGCCGGACCCTGACGGGCACCGAGTATCTGAGTCACGAGAGCTTTACGTCCGTCTGCCGGACCCAACCCGAGCCCACGGAACCGCCGAAGGTCGAGGAGAGCTATACGGACAAGCGGCAGCGTATTACCGGGAATCTGGTGGACCGTTCGGGAAAGGTGACCGGCAACGAGCCTGGTTCCTGCCAGCGTGTCACGGGCACAGGTTATAACGGCCCGCAGATGTGCGGCGGCGGCGTGGACAAGGTTCAGACCATGACCGGCCTTGGCGGTACGAGCGTGACCGGTACGGGAATGGACAAGCTCCCAAAAACCACAGGTGACGAGCACGGAGGGTGCTGGCCCGTCACCGGAACGGCGTATTACGGGCGGGAGCACTACGCCCAGTGCGCGAGCACCCCGCAGGCCGGGGCACGGAAGGTGAACCTTACGCGTACCGGTACCGGTCATGTCGTGAGCGGCCCGGCGCTCGGTGCCAGCGAGGCCGTGACTGGCAACGAGGCCGGGGCGTTGCTGGCGGTGAGCGGCACGCCTTATATGGGGCGCGAGGAGTCGATGGTGGAGGGCTTGGCGTCGGCGCCGAAGATGGGTGCGGACAGGCCGGCGTCTGGCGGCTGCGCGGGCGGTTGTGGATGCAAACAGCGTTTCGAGGAGCTCGAAAACCGCCTGCGTGCCCTGCAAGGGGAACTTGCGGGGCGCGGCACAGGAAGCACGGCGATCAGTCATCGCTTCGTGCCTGCGGCGCCGGAACCGGCGGCTGCGGCGCCAGCTGCGCAGACCGCGGGATTTTCCGTTGTGCCACCCGCCCAACAGGGGCGGTCGCGGATCACCGGCAATGCCGGGGATCACGGCGGGCGGATCACAGGACCGATCAATCTGGCGCGTGGGCTCGTGACCGGGACGCCGGAATTCCGTGGTCGCGAGGCGGCGGCGCCGGTGATGGCGGCCATGCCGGTGGCGGTCGAGGGTGGGCAAGCGCCGGAGGGCGCGGCGCCGGCGGCCGGGGCGTGGCGGATCACCGGCGACGATTGGAGCCGCAGCGATCGCGTGACCGGTACCGAGGGGCACTGGGCGCAGGGACGGAATCCCACCCAGCGGGGTGTGGCGCGCACCTGTGTGATGTCGGCAGCCGGCAATCGCGAGCGGCCGCTGGCCGTACCCGTGCCGGAAGGCCGGGTCACGGGCAGCAGCGGCAATTCCCCGAAGGGTTCGGTTGTGACCTACTCGGGTGGGGCGCGGGGATGA
- a CDS encoding ribulose bisphosphate carboxylase small subunit: MADVQEYKQTRRYETFSYLPPLSAEQVRAQVQYIIAQGWNPAVEHIEPNRPFTYYWYMWKLPMFGERNADTVLGEIEACRREYPNHLIRLIGYDNYTQSQGLSFVVHRGS; this comes from the coding sequence ATGGCCGATGTGCAAGAATACAAGCAAACTCGCCGGTACGAGACGTTCTCGTATCTCCCGCCGTTGTCCGCCGAGCAGGTCCGTGCGCAGGTTCAGTACATCATCGCGCAGGGCTGGAACCCGGCGGTGGAGCATATAGAGCCCAACCGGCCTTTCACGTATTACTGGTATATGTGGAAGCTGCCGATGTTCGGGGAGCGCAACGCCGATACCGTTCTGGGCGAGATCGAGGCGTGCCGCCGGGAATATCCCAATCATCTGATCCGCCTGATCGGGTACGACAACTACACGCAGAGCCAAGGGTTGTCGTTCGTGGTCCACCGGGGCTCCTAA
- a CDS encoding form I ribulose bisphosphate carboxylase large subunit translates to MAGKYEAGVKEYRQTYWAPDYVPLDSDILACFKIVPQPGVDREEAAAAVAAESSTGTWTTVWTDLLTDLDYYKGRAYRIEDVPGDDTSFYAFIAYPIDLFEEGSVVNVFTSLVGNVFGFKAVRSLRLEDVRFPLHYVMTCNGPPHGIQVERDKMDKYGRPMLGCTIKPKLGLSAKNYGRAVYEALRGGLDFTKDDENVNSQPFMRWRDRFLFVADAIHNAEAQTGERKGHYLNVTAPSPEEMYERAEFAKELRMPIIMHDYLTGGFCANTGLARWCRKNGILLHIHRAMHAVIDRNPHHGIHFRVLTKALRLSGGDHLHSGTVVGKLEGDRASTLGWIDLLRESYVPEDRSRGIFFDQDWGAMPGAFAVASGGIHVWHMPSLVAIFGDDAVLQFGGGTLGHPWGNAAGAAANRVALEACVEARNRGVDVEKEGKTVLTNAARHSPELKIALETWKEIKFEFDTVDKLDVQNR, encoded by the coding sequence ATGGCTGGTAAATATGAAGCCGGAGTCAAGGAGTACCGCCAGACGTATTGGGCTCCGGACTACGTGCCTTTGGACTCGGATATTTTGGCGTGTTTCAAAATCGTGCCGCAGCCCGGGGTTGACCGGGAAGAGGCAGCCGCGGCAGTGGCGGCCGAATCCTCCACCGGGACCTGGACGACGGTCTGGACGGACCTGCTCACGGACCTCGACTACTACAAGGGGCGCGCCTACCGTATCGAAGACGTCCCGGGTGATGATACCTCCTTCTACGCCTTTATTGCCTATCCGATCGATCTCTTCGAAGAGGGGTCGGTGGTCAATGTGTTCACTTCGCTGGTCGGCAATGTGTTCGGGTTCAAGGCGGTCCGTTCGCTGCGCCTGGAAGACGTGCGCTTCCCGCTCCATTACGTCATGACCTGCAATGGTCCGCCGCACGGTATCCAGGTCGAACGCGACAAGATGGACAAGTACGGCCGCCCGATGCTCGGCTGCACCATCAAGCCCAAGCTCGGCCTGTCGGCCAAGAACTACGGCCGCGCGGTCTACGAGGCCCTGCGTGGTGGTCTCGATTTCACCAAGGATGACGAGAACGTCAACTCCCAGCCGTTCATGCGCTGGCGTGACCGCTTCCTGTTCGTCGCCGACGCCATTCACAACGCCGAGGCCCAGACCGGCGAGCGCAAAGGACACTACCTGAATGTCACCGCGCCGTCCCCGGAGGAGATGTACGAGCGCGCCGAGTTCGCCAAGGAACTGCGCATGCCGATCATCATGCATGACTACCTGACCGGCGGCTTCTGCGCCAATACCGGCCTTGCACGCTGGTGTCGCAAGAACGGTATCCTGCTGCACATTCACCGCGCCATGCACGCGGTCATCGACCGTAACCCGCATCACGGTATCCACTTCCGGGTGCTTACGAAGGCCTTGCGTCTGTCCGGTGGCGACCACCTGCACAGCGGTACCGTGGTCGGCAAGCTCGAAGGCGATCGTGCCTCGACGCTCGGCTGGATCGATCTCTTGCGCGAATCCTATGTCCCGGAGGATCGCAGCCGCGGAATCTTCTTTGATCAGGACTGGGGTGCCATGCCGGGGGCCTTCGCGGTCGCCTCGGGCGGTATCCATGTCTGGCATATGCCCTCCTTGGTCGCGATCTTCGGGGATGACGCGGTGCTTCAGTTCGGTGGCGGTACCCTGGGTCATCCCTGGGGAAATGCCGCGGGCGCGGCCGCCAATCGCGTGGCCCTCGAGGCCTGCGTCGAGGCGCGCAACCGGGGCGTGGATGTCGAGAAGGAGGGTAAGACCGTACTGACGAATGCCGCGCGGCACTCGCCCGAGCTCAAGATTGCCCTGGAGACCTGGAAAGAGATCAAGTTCGAGTTCGATACCGTCGACAAGCTCGACGTCCAGAACCGGTAA
- a CDS encoding LysR family transcriptional regulator: MFLRRVTLHQLKIFLSLARHLNMTRAAEELHMTPAALSIQIKQLSGTVGAPLHEQIGKRLFLTEAGRLVYAGALDVFDRLERLSGDLAADQGLERGNLKLSIITTAQYFAPHFLGAFCKRHSGIEATLEIANRDQLIERLKHNLDDLYIMGQAPEQLSVIAQPFMENPLVLIAPADHPLASQHDIAPERLADESFIMREPGSGTRLAAERFFEKHSVQPKIRMTLGSNEAVKQAVAGGLGVAVLSGHTLTLDAASGAFAVLDVRGFPLRRQWYVIYPSTKQLSPVARAFLHYITEEGASRNQSPGR, encoded by the coding sequence ATGTTCCTGCGCCGCGTCACGCTGCATCAACTGAAGATCTTCCTGTCGCTCGCCCGTCATCTCAACATGACGCGCGCCGCCGAGGAGCTGCATATGACGCCGGCCGCGCTGTCGATACAGATCAAGCAATTGTCCGGTACGGTGGGGGCCCCGCTCCACGAGCAGATCGGCAAACGGCTGTTTCTGACCGAGGCTGGGCGCCTCGTGTACGCCGGGGCGCTCGACGTCTTCGATCGTCTGGAACGCCTATCGGGGGACCTCGCCGCTGACCAGGGACTCGAGCGCGGCAACCTCAAACTCTCCATCATTACCACCGCGCAATACTTCGCCCCGCATTTCCTGGGGGCGTTCTGCAAGCGGCACTCCGGGATAGAAGCCACGCTGGAGATCGCCAATCGCGACCAGCTCATAGAGCGCCTGAAGCACAACCTGGACGACCTCTATATCATGGGCCAAGCCCCCGAGCAGTTGAGCGTGATCGCGCAACCCTTCATGGAAAACCCGCTCGTCTTGATCGCGCCCGCCGATCACCCGCTGGCCTCGCAACACGACATCGCCCCCGAACGCCTGGCCGATGAATCGTTCATCATGCGCGAACCGGGGTCGGGGACACGACTCGCCGCCGAACGCTTTTTTGAAAAGCACAGCGTGCAGCCCAAGATTCGCATGACCCTCGGCAGCAATGAGGCGGTCAAGCAAGCCGTGGCCGGCGGGCTTGGCGTGGCGGTGTTGTCCGGGCATACCCTCACCCTGGACGCGGCCTCCGGCGCCTTCGCGGTCCTGGATGTGCGCGGCTTCCCGTTACGGCGCCAATGGTATGTGATCTATCCCTCCACCAAACAACTCTCCCCGGTGGCGCGGGCCTTTTTGCATTACATCACCGAGGAAGGGGCTTCGCGCAATCAGAGCCCCGGCCGCTAA